In a single window of the uncultured Dysgonomonas sp. genome:
- a CDS encoding NAD(P)/FAD-dependent oxidoreductase yields the protein MGKYDIIIAGSGLGGLECAAILSKEGYNVCVLEKNVLFGGCLQTYIRKGRQFDTGIHYIGSLDEGQIMNQYFKYFGIMDKLNIKRLDTDSFDTIFYKDKVYNYAVGHDHFADTLAQSFPHERVNLKKYTSILQDVGRLIDIDNLKKGSIAQNGMKYFYASATQMIADTVKDETLRSVLAATSMLYGGIKNSSTFYHHAMTNNSYIESPYRFIDGTMQIAERLIDVIRANGGTVLNNKEVTRLIVTDNQVTAAEVNNEEIFEADHFISNIHPKRTLEILEKSRYIKNAYISRINALPNSFGVFTTYLVMKPDSQPYINSNYYVHGTDNVWYNDDSSRDKINNALLCFQCNSNSDYTDIISVLTPMYMSELKEWENTTVGKRGDDYIAFKKAYSNKVLEFLKGKGFDFSGKIESIYSTTPLSYRDYTGTPYGSAYGIVKDCKFPELGFISTKTKLKNLYFTGQNMNVHGALGVTLTSMFTCADFVGQEYLAKKVGNA from the coding sequence ATGGGTAAATACGATATCATTATAGCGGGGAGCGGATTGGGCGGCCTCGAATGCGCTGCCATCCTGAGCAAAGAGGGATACAACGTATGCGTGCTTGAAAAGAACGTGCTATTCGGAGGATGCCTGCAAACATACATCCGGAAAGGGCGTCAATTCGATACGGGAATCCATTATATAGGCAGTCTGGACGAGGGACAGATAATGAACCAGTATTTCAAATACTTCGGTATAATGGATAAACTGAATATAAAACGTCTCGACACCGATTCTTTCGATACTATATTCTATAAAGATAAAGTATATAACTACGCGGTTGGCCACGACCATTTTGCCGATACACTGGCTCAGTCTTTTCCACATGAACGGGTAAACCTGAAAAAATATACCTCTATCCTCCAAGATGTAGGAAGACTGATCGATATAGACAACCTGAAAAAAGGGAGTATTGCACAAAACGGCATGAAATATTTTTATGCGTCGGCTACTCAGATGATAGCAGATACGGTTAAGGATGAAACACTGAGGAGTGTTTTAGCCGCTACATCCATGCTGTATGGAGGAATAAAAAACAGTTCTACCTTCTACCATCATGCGATGACCAATAACTCGTATATCGAAAGTCCGTACCGTTTCATAGACGGAACCATGCAGATAGCCGAACGGCTGATAGACGTTATCCGGGCGAATGGAGGTACCGTATTGAACAATAAGGAAGTTACCCGCCTGATAGTAACGGACAATCAGGTAACGGCCGCAGAAGTAAACAATGAAGAAATATTTGAGGCCGATCATTTTATCTCCAATATCCACCCCAAACGCACATTGGAGATACTGGAAAAGAGCCGCTATATAAAAAACGCTTATATATCCCGCATCAATGCTTTGCCTAATTCATTCGGAGTCTTCACAACGTATCTGGTGATGAAGCCGGATTCTCAGCCTTATATCAACAGTAATTATTATGTGCATGGAACTGATAATGTATGGTATAATGACGATTCGTCCCGGGATAAGATCAACAATGCCCTGCTCTGCTTCCAATGCAACAGCAATAGTGACTATACGGATATAATCTCGGTATTGACACCAATGTATATGTCGGAACTGAAAGAGTGGGAAAATACCACTGTGGGCAAGCGGGGGGATGATTACATCGCTTTCAAGAAAGCCTATTCAAACAAAGTACTTGAGTTTCTGAAAGGCAAAGGATTCGATTTCTCCGGTAAGATAGAAAGCATATATAGCACCACACCGTTAAGTTACCGTGACTATACGGGAACGCCTTACGGCTCGGCATACGGTATAGTAAAAGATTGTAAGTTTCCCGAATTAGGTTTTATTTCCACAAAAACGAAACTGAAAAACCTTTACTTTACAGGCCAGAATATGAATGTACATGGTGCTCTGGGGGTAACGCTCACATCCATGTTCACTTGCGCCGACTTTGTAGGTCAGGAATATTTAGCTAAAAAAGTAGGGAATGCATAA
- a CDS encoding hydroxymyristoyl-ACP dehydratase: protein MLLNDFYEITDVMKGEPAHRLRVKLNPSHRIYEGHFAGQPIVPGVCTLQIIKDCAEKLSGKEYMYAYISSSKFLSLVDPMVNGLIEFNISLKDTDDNRISLSAEGKYQNTDTVFIKVKATLKEIENE from the coding sequence ATGTTATTGAATGATTTTTACGAAATAACCGATGTAATGAAAGGTGAGCCCGCTCATCGTTTAAGAGTGAAGCTGAATCCCTCGCATCGCATATATGAAGGACATTTCGCGGGACAACCAATAGTTCCGGGAGTATGCACATTACAAATCATAAAAGACTGCGCCGAAAAACTATCCGGTAAAGAGTATATGTACGCATATATATCCTCCTCAAAGTTCCTGTCATTGGTCGACCCCATGGTTAACGGCCTGATAGAGTTTAATATTTCGTTAAAAGATACAGACGATAACCGTATCTCCCTGTCCGCAGAAGGAAAATATCAAAACACAGATACCGTATTCATCAAAGTAAAAGCAACTTTGAAAGAGATTGAAAATGAATGA
- a CDS encoding outer membrane lipoprotein carrier protein LolA produces MKRIYICYLLIFISLPQINAQMKKMKDVEAFNKRVLAEAVSVKSIESDFTQIKHLDLFNEDITSKGKFYYRHNDKISLDYSSPTKYLIVINADKLKIISDGKKNVVNLKSNKVMSEMRSMLAACMSGNISQISGYNMEYFEDANSYLIKIKPTNKSVQAYISGFDIYMDKKDMSVSKLRISENATDYTDYLFQNKKFNTLTDDKKFSVN; encoded by the coding sequence ATGAAACGCATATATATTTGTTATTTACTTATTTTCATTAGTTTACCGCAGATAAACGCGCAGATGAAAAAGATGAAAGATGTGGAAGCCTTTAACAAACGTGTTCTCGCGGAGGCTGTATCAGTAAAAAGTATAGAAAGTGATTTTACTCAAATAAAGCATCTCGACCTGTTTAATGAAGATATAACTTCGAAAGGTAAATTCTATTACAGGCACAATGATAAAATAAGTCTCGATTATAGTTCCCCTACAAAATACCTGATTGTTATAAATGCCGATAAACTAAAGATAATTTCGGATGGTAAAAAAAATGTTGTGAACCTGAAATCGAATAAAGTCATGAGTGAAATGAGAAGTATGCTCGCCGCGTGTATGTCGGGCAATATTTCGCAGATCTCAGGTTATAACATGGAATACTTCGAAGATGCGAACTCCTACCTGATAAAAATAAAACCAACTAACAAATCCGTACAGGCGTATATCTCAGGCTTCGATATTTATATGGACAAAAAAGATATGTCGGTATCCAAATTGCGTATATCCGAGAATGCCACCGATTATACCGATTACCTGTTTCAGAACAAAAAGTTTAATACACTGACAGATGACAAAAAGTTTTCAGTTAATTAG
- a CDS encoding polysaccharide deacetylase family protein, translating into MLIFISSIAAILLIFLIYASYSIRSEIYLKALCRNEKKGKVVALTFDDGPDKEQTPKVLDILKEYDIKATFFCIGSKIKGNESILLRMKDEGHSIGNHTFNHFFLFPLYASQRMKSELSDCEKTIEEVTGERTILFRPPFGITNPTVAKAVKAMDYITIGWSIRSLDTCKKEKTVLKRIKRGLKPGAVILLHDPLPQSDSLLPKIMELLKENDYTIERVDKLFDIPKTTK; encoded by the coding sequence ATGCTGATTTTCATTTCATCCATAGCTGCTATACTGCTTATATTCCTTATCTATGCCTCTTACAGCATTCGGTCGGAAATATACTTAAAAGCATTATGCCGGAATGAAAAGAAAGGAAAAGTAGTAGCGCTCACATTTGACGACGGACCCGACAAAGAGCAGACGCCCAAAGTGCTTGATATTCTAAAAGAATATGATATCAAAGCTACTTTTTTTTGTATAGGCAGCAAGATTAAAGGGAATGAAAGTATCCTGTTAAGGATGAAAGACGAAGGCCATTCGATCGGTAATCATACTTTTAATCACTTTTTTTTGTTTCCTTTGTATGCGTCGCAACGGATGAAATCTGAGCTAAGCGATTGCGAAAAGACTATTGAGGAGGTAACAGGAGAAAGAACGATATTGTTTCGTCCGCCTTTCGGCATCACCAATCCAACTGTAGCAAAGGCTGTTAAAGCAATGGACTATATAACTATCGGCTGGAGTATCCGCTCTTTAGATACATGTAAGAAAGAGAAGACGGTATTGAAGAGAATAAAGCGAGGACTAAAGCCCGGAGCGGTCATTCTCTTACACGATCCATTACCACAGAGTGACAGCCTGTTACCAAAAATAATGGAACTTTTGAAAGAAAACGATTACACCATAGAGAGAGTAGATAAATTATTTGATATACCTAAAACAACGAAATGA
- a CDS encoding DUF2062 domain-containing protein, with protein MNESVDTIIWQEKLNNLGIVVIIPTYNNDRTLLSVIEGVKQYSKHIIVVNDGSTDTTSGILKSIPGIQIITHTKNKGKGYALKNGLSAAKEQGFRYAITIDSDGQHYPADIPAFANEIEMHPDTMLVGARNLTANNMPGKNTFANKFSNFWFQLETGIKLEDTQSGYRLYPLHHIGKMKYCTAKYEFELEMIVFLAWKGVNVKNIPVNVYYPPQGERVSHFRPLRDFTRISILNTILVIVTFLWILPLKFFRKLTWTNIRAFIDKEILKSKDSNRTMTLSIMLGIFMGIVPIWGYQMIVTVFFAHFLKLNKVISLVASNISIPPIMPFLLYGSYATGCFLTNSPVSFDVTDISLEKMKTVLFQYLTGSIVFALVCSMLAGIISASLLLIFRKRKRAVDV; from the coding sequence ATGAATGAATCCGTAGATACTATAATATGGCAGGAGAAATTAAATAATCTCGGTATCGTTGTTATTATCCCTACATACAATAACGACAGGACTCTCCTATCCGTTATCGAAGGGGTAAAACAATACAGCAAACATATTATAGTGGTCAACGATGGCTCTACAGACACAACATCCGGAATACTGAAATCCATCCCCGGCATTCAGATCATTACCCACACAAAAAATAAGGGAAAAGGCTATGCTCTCAAAAATGGATTATCAGCAGCAAAAGAGCAGGGATTCAGATATGCAATAACGATAGACTCCGACGGACAGCACTACCCTGCCGATATACCTGCTTTCGCAAATGAAATAGAAATGCATCCTGATACGATGCTTGTGGGGGCACGGAATCTGACAGCCAATAACATGCCGGGTAAAAATACATTTGCCAATAAATTCTCGAACTTCTGGTTTCAACTGGAAACAGGCATAAAACTGGAAGACACACAATCCGGCTATCGCCTTTATCCGCTCCATCATATAGGAAAAATGAAGTATTGCACAGCCAAATACGAATTCGAACTGGAAATGATCGTATTTCTGGCATGGAAAGGTGTGAATGTAAAAAATATCCCTGTAAATGTATATTACCCGCCACAAGGCGAACGGGTATCGCACTTCCGACCGTTAAGGGATTTTACACGCATCAGCATACTGAATACAATACTTGTTATAGTCACCTTCTTGTGGATACTACCCTTGAAATTTTTCAGGAAACTGACATGGACAAATATCCGCGCTTTTATAGATAAGGAAATACTAAAGTCGAAAGATTCGAACAGAACTATGACACTATCCATTATGTTGGGGATTTTCATGGGAATTGTTCCCATATGGGGTTATCAGATGATTGTGACGGTTTTCTTTGCCCATTTTCTGAAACTGAACAAAGTAATTTCGCTGGTTGCATCCAATATCAGTATTCCCCCGATAATGCCGTTTCTTTTATATGGGAGCTATGCTACAGGCTGCTTTCTTACAAATAGCCCTGTATCGTTCGATGTCACCGATATTTCATTGGAAAAGATGAAAACGGTCTTGTTCCAGTATCTGACCGGCAGTATAGTTTTCGCTTTGGTTTGCAGCATGCTGGCAGGCATTATATCGGCAAGTTTACTGCTGATATTCCGAAAAAGGAAACGGGCTGTAGATGTTTAA
- a CDS encoding beta-ketoacyl synthase chain length factor: MKRPCYINSFASIHPDGITGESGMLHAVEPDYKHIITNANMRRRMSHIVRMGVACGLVCLEQSGNKNIDAIITATGLGCLADTEKFLDNLIENEEQLLNPSAFIQSTFNVIGAQIALITGCHSYNNTYVHRGLSFESALIDGMMRIWEGDNQVLIGAADEVLPAGHTILKRLGMLDNIILGEGSQFFTLAAEKELYTVAELAAVRTFTGKLSSEEILQKIKIFLAENNLNPADIQHLIIGRNGNTTDDLVYNVVEQLFPSTSYSTFKDICGEYPTASAFGMWKGLNRLEKSSDIQYLLIYNHYYTVNHSLILLKKC; the protein is encoded by the coding sequence ATGAAAAGACCTTGTTATATAAACTCATTCGCATCTATCCACCCCGATGGTATTACCGGAGAAAGCGGGATGCTGCATGCGGTGGAGCCTGATTACAAGCACATCATAACCAACGCGAATATGCGCCGCCGTATGAGCCACATTGTAAGGATGGGTGTTGCGTGCGGATTGGTTTGTCTGGAACAAAGCGGGAACAAAAATATAGATGCCATTATTACAGCTACCGGACTTGGATGCCTGGCCGATACAGAAAAATTTCTGGATAATCTCATAGAAAATGAGGAGCAATTGCTGAATCCTTCGGCTTTTATACAATCTACATTCAATGTCATAGGCGCTCAGATCGCCCTGATTACAGGCTGCCATTCTTATAACAATACCTATGTGCACCGCGGCCTCAGCTTCGAAAGCGCCCTGATCGACGGCATGATGAGGATATGGGAAGGTGACAATCAGGTCCTGATCGGTGCTGCCGATGAAGTGTTACCCGCCGGGCATACTATCTTGAAAAGGCTGGGTATGCTCGATAATATTATATTGGGCGAAGGCTCCCAGTTTTTTACATTAGCGGCTGAAAAAGAATTATATACTGTTGCAGAACTGGCAGCTGTCAGGACATTTACAGGAAAGCTGTCTTCGGAGGAGATATTGCAAAAGATAAAGATATTCCTGGCAGAAAACAATCTGAATCCAGCAGATATACAACATCTTATCATAGGCAGAAATGGAAATACAACCGATGACCTGGTATATAATGTTGTGGAGCAATTATTCCCATCCACCTCATACTCGACATTCAAAGACATTTGCGGGGAATACCCGACCGCTTCGGCTTTCGGTATGTGGAAAGGATTAAATCGGTTGGAAAAATCCAGTGATATACAATACCTGCTTATCTACAACCATTATTACACGGTAAATCATTCATTGATATTATTGAAAAAATGCTGA
- a CDS encoding trifunctional MMPL family transporter/lysophospholipid acyltransferase/class I SAM-dependent methyltransferase, translating into MSNFFVNLYNYFTRHKIILYLSLVASIAIMGYFALQLKFEENITQFFPDTKNEQNLNTVFDNLRIKDKIIVMFSLSDKEQDNDTAILTESATLFADSLLARTQGTYVNNILLRIDDSLKTEMQNFVYDNLPILLSDSDYQRIDSLFSKEKVASVMQRNYSNLLSPAGGFLKEYIMRDPLGLGGNALKRLQDFQLDSNFEQQDGYIFTKDGSMLLLFITPTYSMGSTGENDKLISAIEKEIAAINKDYPSVKAEYYGGPSVGVYNARQIKEDSILTITLALVIIIVFILLAFRQKRTIFQIITPTIFGGLFALFMISLLKGSISSIAVGSGSIIMGVALSYSIHMVVHQSHVASVAQLIKELTYPLTVGSFTTIGAFLGLLFTSSELLRDFGLFASMTLIGTIIFCLIYLPHFLDGRVHQKRSALLRFIERFNAYRFDKNKWLVGGILILTVICVFTSRNVGFDADMMHMNYEPEHLKEAEQKLAEIVDNDKKNILFVSVGKNTDETIQNYNATNKKLSVLKEQGLIKNFASADYFLIPEGIRQERLQKWNNYWTAEKKEYLKTTLKSESAAYNFRQDAFAPFYKWIDSDFTLHKDITETNRILNDWQTNVPGLTLLISQVQLDDKNKEEVYQHFNNGNEVVILDRSFFTKKWVSAINDDFYLILFISSFLIFITLLISYGRIELTLISFSPMFISWIIIIGIMGISGMEFNIINIILSTFIFGIGDDFSIFIMDGLQNKYRTNKPALNGHKTAIFFSAFTIIVGMGALIFAQHPALQSISLMSILGMIVVVLVSYTIPPVIFRIFMSSQTTKGLPPYTLASILITAFIYGLFLAGCLFLRITILLLYLVPVKRRKKRQFMCYLIMLNCRFICFAGFILKKKRVNVDGETFKKPAIIIANHQSFLDILLLLTLHPKMVMVTNEWVWRSPFFGAVIRYAGYFYTGEGYENSVSHIKERIDEGYSVVIFPEGTRSYDGRLKRFHKGAFYLSETLKLDIIPIVLYGTGMVISKSQPFYLKRGIIATKILPRITYEDRSFGNTYKERTKKIASLFSTEYAKVCAEYNTAINPYFYHMLVKNYIYKGPVMEWYVRIKVKMEKSYKIFDELIPERGQITDIGCGYGTLGYMLTMLSPDRQVLGLDYDEDKAEVARYGYLHNENTSFVYADALEYPLPESDMFVLNDMLHYMDSRKQESLLKKCIQNLRDNGLIIVRDGDSRDKQKQRLTKLSEIFSTRIFGFNKTKEELCFTSAEKLYEIAETCNMTVESFKNDKYTSNTIFIFKKKEEKTNG; encoded by the coding sequence ATGAGTAACTTTTTCGTCAATCTATATAATTATTTCACCCGGCATAAGATAATCCTCTATTTGTCGCTGGTTGCAAGTATAGCCATTATGGGTTATTTTGCCCTGCAACTCAAATTCGAGGAAAATATCACCCAGTTCTTTCCTGATACCAAAAACGAACAAAACCTGAATACTGTTTTCGACAACCTGCGTATCAAGGACAAGATTATTGTCATGTTCTCGTTATCGGATAAGGAACAGGACAACGATACCGCAATATTGACAGAAAGCGCGACCTTATTCGCAGACAGCCTGTTAGCCCGGACACAAGGAACATATGTAAACAATATACTCCTCCGTATAGACGACAGCCTGAAAACCGAGATGCAGAATTTCGTCTATGACAATCTTCCGATCTTACTCAGCGACAGCGATTATCAGCGTATAGACTCCTTGTTTTCAAAAGAGAAAGTCGCATCGGTTATGCAACGGAACTATTCCAACCTGTTGTCCCCGGCCGGAGGCTTTCTCAAAGAATACATTATGAGAGACCCTCTCGGCCTTGGAGGAAACGCACTGAAACGCCTGCAAGACTTCCAACTGGATAGTAATTTCGAGCAACAAGACGGATACATTTTCACCAAAGACGGCTCCATGTTGCTGTTGTTCATTACTCCTACATACAGTATGGGAAGTACGGGGGAAAACGACAAACTAATTTCGGCCATAGAAAAAGAAATAGCCGCCATTAACAAAGACTATCCGTCAGTGAAAGCCGAATACTACGGTGGTCCTTCTGTCGGTGTATATAATGCCCGTCAGATAAAAGAAGACTCCATACTGACAATCACTCTGGCACTGGTTATAATCATTGTTTTCATTCTATTGGCCTTCAGGCAAAAGAGAACGATCTTTCAGATCATCACCCCGACTATCTTCGGAGGATTGTTCGCCCTCTTTATGATTTCACTATTGAAAGGCAGTATTTCGTCTATAGCCGTCGGTTCCGGTTCCATAATCATGGGTGTCGCCCTCAGTTATTCCATACATATGGTCGTACACCAGAGCCACGTGGCCTCTGTGGCACAACTGATAAAGGAACTCACCTACCCTCTTACCGTCGGTAGTTTTACAACAATCGGCGCATTCTTAGGATTACTTTTCACCAGTTCGGAATTATTACGTGACTTCGGGCTTTTCGCATCCATGACGCTGATAGGTACAATTATCTTCTGCCTCATATACCTGCCTCACTTCCTCGACGGGAGGGTTCATCAGAAAAGAAGCGCATTGCTCCGCTTTATAGAGCGCTTCAATGCTTACCGTTTCGATAAAAACAAATGGCTTGTGGGCGGCATCTTAATATTAACGGTCATTTGTGTATTTACTTCACGAAATGTAGGTTTCGATGCCGATATGATGCATATGAATTATGAACCGGAACATTTGAAAGAAGCTGAACAGAAATTGGCGGAGATCGTAGATAACGATAAGAAAAATATCCTGTTTGTAAGTGTAGGTAAAAATACAGATGAAACAATACAAAACTATAATGCGACCAATAAAAAATTATCAGTACTAAAAGAGCAAGGCCTGATCAAAAACTTTGCATCTGCTGATTACTTCCTTATCCCCGAAGGTATCCGGCAAGAACGTCTGCAAAAATGGAATAATTACTGGACTGCCGAAAAGAAAGAATATTTGAAAACAACGCTGAAAAGCGAGTCCGCAGCATATAATTTTCGTCAGGATGCTTTTGCCCCATTCTACAAATGGATAGATTCTGACTTTACCCTGCATAAAGATATTACAGAGACAAACCGGATATTAAACGACTGGCAAACTAATGTGCCGGGCCTTACCCTGCTCATTTCACAAGTGCAGCTCGATGATAAAAATAAGGAAGAAGTATATCAACACTTCAATAATGGCAATGAAGTTGTGATTTTAGACCGCTCCTTCTTTACAAAGAAGTGGGTATCTGCTATCAATGATGACTTTTATCTGATATTATTCATTTCATCATTCCTCATTTTCATCACTTTACTGATATCTTACGGACGTATCGAATTGACACTGATCAGTTTCTCCCCGATGTTTATCAGCTGGATTATCATTATCGGCATCATGGGGATATCCGGGATGGAATTCAATATCATCAATATCATCCTGTCCACTTTCATATTTGGTATCGGGGACGATTTCAGTATATTTATTATGGACGGTTTACAGAATAAATACCGGACAAATAAGCCTGCGCTGAACGGACATAAAACAGCCATCTTCTTTTCGGCTTTCACCATTATTGTAGGAATGGGAGCCTTGATTTTCGCACAGCATCCCGCCTTGCAGTCTATCTCGTTGATGTCTATCCTCGGAATGATAGTTGTGGTTTTGGTTTCGTACACTATCCCTCCTGTTATCTTCCGCATCTTTATGTCTTCGCAGACAACAAAAGGGCTACCGCCATATACACTGGCCTCTATTTTGATAACTGCCTTTATATACGGGCTATTCCTTGCCGGGTGCCTGTTCCTCCGCATAACGATTTTACTATTATATCTCGTTCCTGTAAAGAGGAGGAAAAAACGACAATTCATGTGCTACCTGATAATGCTCAACTGCCGCTTCATTTGCTTTGCTGGATTTATATTGAAAAAAAAGAGAGTAAATGTCGATGGTGAAACATTTAAGAAACCTGCCATTATCATAGCCAACCACCAGTCTTTCCTCGATATACTTCTGCTTCTTACGCTCCATCCTAAAATGGTGATGGTCACAAACGAATGGGTATGGAGGTCTCCGTTCTTCGGCGCAGTAATCAGGTATGCAGGCTATTTTTATACAGGCGAAGGATATGAAAATTCGGTGTCGCACATCAAAGAACGTATCGATGAAGGATACTCAGTTGTCATATTCCCTGAAGGCACACGTTCATACGATGGTAGATTGAAGCGTTTCCACAAAGGTGCGTTCTATCTATCCGAGACACTGAAACTGGATATAATCCCTATTGTATTATATGGCACAGGGATGGTTATTTCAAAATCGCAGCCATTCTATCTGAAACGGGGAATAATAGCGACTAAAATCCTGCCCCGCATTACTTATGAAGACCGCTCGTTTGGAAACACGTATAAAGAAAGGACAAAAAAGATAGCTTCTCTTTTTTCCACAGAATATGCTAAGGTTTGTGCCGAATATAATACGGCCATCAATCCATATTTCTATCATATGCTGGTAAAGAACTACATCTATAAAGGTCCGGTGATGGAATGGTATGTACGCATAAAGGTGAAAATGGAAAAAAGCTATAAGATATTCGACGAACTGATACCTGAAAGGGGGCAAATCACAGATATCGGTTGCGGATACGGTACTTTAGGATATATGCTTACCATGCTATCGCCCGACAGGCAGGTATTAGGCTTAGACTATGATGAAGATAAAGCCGAAGTCGCCCGGTACGGATATTTACATAATGAGAATACCTCTTTTGTATATGCCGACGCATTGGAATATCCGCTACCCGAAAGCGATATGTTTGTATTGAATGACATGTTACACTATATGGATAGCCGGAAACAGGAATCGTTATTAAAAAAATGCATACAGAATCTTCGTGACAACGGGTTGATTATCGTTCGTGACGGGGATAGCCGGGATAAGCAAAAACAAAGACTGACAAAGTTATCGGAGATATTCTCTACCCGTATATTTGGTTTTAATAAAACAAAAGAAGAACTTTGTTTTACTTCGGCTGAGAAACTGTATGAAATAGCTGAGACTTGCAATATGACTGTAGAGAGCTTCAAAAACGATAAATATACGTCTAATACTATTTTTATATTTAAGAAGAAAGAAGAGAAAACAAATGGGTAA